From a region of the uncultured Draconibacterium sp. genome:
- a CDS encoding glycosyltransferase family 2 protein: MKITASIVLYKTSMAELEKVCQSLFQDDIFSKVIIVDNSPDDRLKNIIPDKKVEYIFNGRNIGYGAAHNIAIRKIIDQSDYHLALNTDIFFSADVIPRIVGYLNKHPKVGLVLPKVLNLRGEVQYLAKLLPTPSNLLIRLFLPDNILKKKRTKYQLAFNGYNTTMEAPCLSGCFMFFRVEALKEVGMFDERYFLYAEDFDLSRRIHEKYQTIYYPKVSITHYHHRHSYKSGRMMLVHMVNTIRYFNKWGWFFDPNRRKTNKRVLEELEYKLAKKELNKHKASVK; this comes from the coding sequence TTTATAAAACATCAATGGCCGAGTTAGAGAAGGTATGTCAATCGCTGTTTCAGGATGACATCTTTTCAAAAGTTATTATTGTTGATAATTCACCTGATGACCGGCTAAAAAATATTATTCCCGACAAAAAGGTTGAATACATTTTTAATGGCAGGAATATTGGCTATGGTGCTGCTCATAATATTGCTATTCGAAAAATAATCGATCAATCCGATTACCACCTGGCATTAAACACCGATATCTTTTTTTCGGCCGACGTAATTCCCAGGATCGTAGGATACTTAAACAAACATCCCAAAGTAGGCCTTGTTTTACCCAAGGTACTCAACCTAAGGGGCGAGGTTCAGTATTTAGCGAAGCTCCTCCCTACTCCATCGAATTTACTGATTCGTTTATTTTTACCAGACAATATCCTAAAAAAGAAACGTACCAAATACCAGCTGGCTTTTAACGGGTACAATACCACCATGGAAGCACCGTGCCTTTCCGGCTGTTTTATGTTTTTCCGGGTAGAAGCCTTAAAGGAAGTGGGCATGTTCGACGAACGCTATTTTCTTTATGCTGAAGACTTTGATTTATCGAGAAGAATTCATGAGAAATACCAGACCATCTATTATCCCAAAGTTTCTATTACACATTATCATCACCGGCATTCGTACAAAAGTGGCCGTATGATGCTGGTACATATGGTAAATACCATTCGCTATTTTAACAAGTGGGGCTGGTTTTTCGATCCCAACAGAAGAAAAACCAATAAACGTGTACTAGAAGAGCTGGAATATAAACTGGCGAAGAAGGAACTGAATAAACACAAGGCTTCGGTTAAATAA